One Bacillus spongiae DNA window includes the following coding sequences:
- a CDS encoding DUF92 domain-containing protein — protein MILANSLYLMAIVVMSIGGVVTKTLKISGAIAAIVIGCFVYLAFQWQGLLLIGSFFITSSFWSKYKSSKKQMLEQKLAKSAQRDWQQVLANGGAAAFFSLCYLFGATEVWFYAFLASICASNSDTWASEIGTLSKKQPYSLLTFKRVETGTSGAISMLGLFAGITGSFVIVLIAMLIGEVNGWGVLMLIGIAGFIGNFIDTLLGAYVQAEYKCDVCGIKTEQTFHCGQKATLQKGVAWMNNEMVNLMSSLLPGLAVGFICFYF, from the coding sequence GTGATACTCGCAAATAGTTTATATCTTATGGCCATAGTCGTAATGTCTATTGGAGGGGTAGTAACGAAAACGTTGAAAATTTCCGGGGCTATTGCAGCCATCGTCATTGGATGCTTCGTATACTTGGCTTTTCAGTGGCAAGGCTTACTATTAATCGGAAGCTTTTTTATCACTTCTAGTTTTTGGTCAAAATATAAATCATCAAAAAAACAAATGCTAGAACAGAAATTAGCAAAATCTGCTCAACGAGATTGGCAACAAGTACTAGCGAACGGAGGAGCAGCCGCTTTCTTTTCACTTTGTTATCTTTTTGGAGCAACGGAAGTTTGGTTTTATGCCTTTTTAGCCTCAATCTGTGCTTCCAATTCCGATACATGGGCATCAGAGATTGGAACGTTAAGTAAAAAACAGCCATATTCTTTGCTCACCTTTAAACGCGTCGAGACTGGAACCTCTGGTGCCATCTCTATGCTGGGACTGTTTGCTGGTATTACTGGTTCGTTTGTGATCGTTCTTATAGCAATGCTTATCGGGGAAGTGAATGGTTGGGGGGTATTAATGCTCATTGGGATTGCCGGTTTCATTGGGAATTTTATTGATACGCTGCTTGGAGCGTATGTTCAAGCAGAATATAAATGTGATGTATGTGGAATAAAAACAGAACAAACCTTTCATTGTGGACAGAAAGCTACTTTGCAAAAAGGAGTGGCTTGGATGAATAATGAGATGGTGAATTTGATGTCTAGTCTTCTTCCTGGATTAGCTGTGGGTTTTATTTGTTTTTATTTTTAA
- a CDS encoding L-lactate dehydrogenase encodes MEQRVNRVVLVGTGFVGSSYAFALLNQSVTEELVLVDLNASKAEGDAMDLNHGLAFTSSPTKIWYGGYEDCKEADVVVLTAGANQKPGETRLDLVEKNTKIFKSIVENVMKSGFDGIFIIATNPVDILTYMTWKFSGLPKERVIGSGTILDTARFRYMLGDYFGVDTRNVHAYIIGEHGDTELPVWSHADIGGRTIFEWMDDQPEYQKKDIEELFINVRDAAYHIIERKGATYYGIAMGLVRLTKAILNNENSILTVSSYLSGEYGEEDIFVGVPAIVNRNGIKKVIELELIDDEKQQFSHSVATLKSTIQPVLEKLDK; translated from the coding sequence ATGGAACAAAGAGTTAACCGTGTTGTCCTTGTTGGTACTGGGTTTGTTGGGTCAAGTTACGCCTTTGCTTTATTAAATCAAAGTGTAACAGAGGAATTAGTACTGGTAGATTTAAATGCATCGAAAGCTGAAGGAGATGCAATGGATCTAAATCATGGACTTGCTTTTACCTCTTCTCCAACAAAGATTTGGTATGGAGGATATGAAGATTGTAAAGAGGCAGATGTTGTCGTTTTAACAGCCGGTGCGAATCAAAAACCTGGAGAAACTCGATTAGATTTGGTTGAAAAAAATACGAAGATTTTTAAAAGTATTGTCGAGAACGTGATGAAAAGTGGATTTGATGGTATTTTCATTATTGCAACAAATCCTGTAGACATTTTAACGTATATGACCTGGAAGTTTTCTGGTTTGCCTAAAGAACGAGTGATTGGATCTGGAACCATTCTCGATACGGCTCGATTTAGATATATGCTTGGTGACTATTTTGGAGTAGACACGAGAAATGTCCATGCTTATATCATTGGAGAGCATGGAGATACAGAACTACCGGTATGGAGTCATGCAGATATCGGTGGGAGAACGATCTTTGAATGGATGGATGATCAACCTGAATATCAAAAGAAAGACATTGAAGAGTTATTTATTAATGTCCGAGATGCTGCTTATCATATTATTGAAAGAAAAGGTGCGACCTATTATGGTATCGCTATGGGTCTCGTTCGTTTAACAAAAGCCATCTTGAATAATGAAAATAGCATTTTAACGGTTTCAAGTTACTTATCTGGAGAGTATGGTGAAGAGGATATTTTTGTTGGAGTTCCAGCGATTGTAAATCGTAATGGAATCAAAAAGGTCATTGAATTAGAATTGATTGATGATGAAAAACAACAATTTTCTCATTCTGTTGCTACATTAAAATCAACGATTCAACCTGTTTTAGAAAAACTGGACAAATAA
- a CDS encoding rhomboid family intramembrane serine protease: protein MKEDYLFWKLAEVFLRNHDYRVVSLSNSQNELWLENMSNKNAPIIRLLRYDIDWSNWIRRDLQRTGTNGERIRRKFMSRKIKVLTIYLSAFPPVDDYTWINETFYFSSRGRVTVDTILIDKNDTHTAFAKLHKYVENFTLVPMKDVFTLEDVKDARVRALQEAEIKQKEVKQLLQVSKPFFTYLLVITQCLLFLWLELQGGSTNPSVLQKYGAKDNLLILDGEWWRFFTPTFLHIGLLHLLMNTIALYFIGSEVERIFGKVRFLFIYLLSGMFGSMASFLFTDSLSAGASGAIFGCFGALLYFGYTYPQIFFRTMGMNVLLIIGINLLFGFSIQGIDNAAHIGGLLGGFVATGIVHFPNQKSLKSQGYFITGSLVILSAIFLIGF from the coding sequence TTGAAAGAAGATTATTTGTTTTGGAAATTAGCTGAAGTTTTTTTGCGAAATCACGATTACCGAGTGGTTAGTTTATCTAATAGTCAAAATGAACTTTGGTTAGAGAATATGTCTAATAAGAATGCTCCAATTATTCGATTGCTTCGATATGATATTGATTGGAGCAATTGGATAAGAAGGGATTTACAACGAACGGGAACAAATGGAGAAAGAATTCGGCGGAAATTTATGTCTAGAAAGATAAAGGTTCTCACTATTTATTTATCAGCCTTTCCGCCTGTAGATGATTACACTTGGATAAATGAAACATTTTATTTTTCTTCAAGAGGTCGAGTAACCGTTGATACTATATTAATTGATAAAAATGATACTCATACTGCTTTCGCAAAATTACATAAATATGTGGAAAATTTTACTTTAGTCCCAATGAAAGATGTCTTCACACTGGAGGACGTGAAGGATGCGAGAGTAAGGGCATTACAGGAAGCTGAAATAAAACAAAAAGAAGTGAAGCAACTATTACAAGTGTCTAAACCTTTCTTTACATATTTGCTTGTTATTACTCAATGTTTACTGTTCCTTTGGTTAGAGCTTCAAGGAGGATCGACAAACCCTTCCGTACTACAAAAATACGGGGCTAAAGATAATCTCCTCATTTTAGATGGAGAATGGTGGAGGTTCTTTACACCAACCTTTCTTCACATAGGACTCCTTCACCTATTAATGAACACGATTGCCCTATATTTTATTGGTTCAGAGGTGGAAAGGATATTTGGGAAAGTACGCTTTCTATTTATATATTTACTCTCAGGAATGTTTGGTTCTATGGCTAGTTTTCTCTTTACAGATAGCTTATCTGCGGGTGCAAGCGGAGCGATTTTCGGATGCTTTGGAGCGCTCTTGTATTTTGGTTACACGTATCCTCAAATATTCTTTAGAACGATGGGGATGAATGTTCTCTTGATTATTGGGATCAATCTATTGTTTGGGTTTTCGATACAGGGCATTGATAATGCAGCTCATATAGGCGGGCTTCTAGGTGGTTTTGTCGCTACGGGAATCGTTCATTTTCCAAACCAGAAAAGCTTGAAATCTCAGGGGTATTTCATAACAGGAAGTCTAGTCATCCTTAGTGCTATTTTCCTCATAGGTTTTTAA
- a CDS encoding spore germination protein, translated as MTSQQKQRISTNIEENVSYLHEALAVDESFDVLQLDLYYADRKMAMYMVDGFVKDDILHYLMKILSGLDKKQLEENTIDKLIKTYIPYVEVETVDEFEAVIDGILAGPTALVVDGVDQIILIDARTYPVRGPEEPDIERVVRGARDGFVETIVFNTALTRRRIRDRSLRMEYMQIGRRSKTDVVVCYLEDIADLELVKQIKQSLELIDTDGLPMGEKTVEEFISGRHWNPYPMVRYTERPDTAASHLYEGHVCIIVDGSPSVIITPTTFWHHLQHAEEYRNKPMVGTYLRFVRLLAVWGSVFLLPFWYLLSMNAELLPDALSFVGPNDIGSIPLIFQLLLIEIGIDMLRMASIHTPSSLATALGLVAALMIGQVAVEVGLFINEVILYFSIVAIGTFATPSYEMSLANRLVRIALLIGTALFGLYGFIIGVAIWIIGLARMKSFGVPYLWPFIPFNYRAFRDVFLRSPMPLKNRRPRFLHPQDPDR; from the coding sequence TTGACAAGTCAGCAGAAACAAAGGATCTCCACGAATATAGAAGAGAATGTATCTTATTTACATGAAGCATTAGCTGTTGACGAAAGCTTTGACGTCTTACAACTCGATTTATATTATGCTGATCGGAAAATGGCGATGTATATGGTCGACGGCTTTGTGAAAGATGATATTCTTCATTATTTAATGAAGATTTTATCCGGTTTAGATAAAAAACAATTAGAAGAAAATACTATTGATAAGCTTATTAAAACCTACATACCGTATGTTGAAGTAGAGACTGTAGATGAATTTGAAGCAGTCATCGACGGAATACTAGCGGGACCGACTGCACTTGTAGTCGATGGGGTTGATCAAATCATTCTAATTGATGCGAGGACGTACCCTGTTCGTGGTCCAGAAGAACCAGATATTGAGCGGGTCGTTCGTGGTGCGAGAGATGGATTTGTTGAAACCATTGTATTTAACACTGCACTTACTCGAAGACGAATTCGTGACAGGTCATTACGTATGGAATATATGCAAATCGGGAGAAGGTCGAAGACGGATGTTGTTGTCTGTTATTTGGAGGATATTGCCGACCTGGAACTTGTGAAACAAATTAAGCAGTCTCTTGAATTAATCGATACGGACGGGTTGCCAATGGGTGAGAAAACCGTAGAAGAATTTATTTCAGGTCGTCATTGGAATCCGTATCCGATGGTGAGATACACGGAAAGACCAGATACCGCAGCGTCACATTTATATGAGGGTCATGTATGTATTATTGTTGATGGTTCACCGAGCGTGATCATTACACCGACTACCTTCTGGCATCACTTACAGCACGCTGAAGAATACCGCAATAAGCCAATGGTGGGCACTTATTTACGATTTGTTCGTTTATTAGCCGTTTGGGGGTCTGTGTTTTTACTTCCATTTTGGTATTTATTATCAATGAACGCTGAATTATTACCAGATGCCTTATCTTTTGTTGGTCCCAATGACATTGGGAGCATTCCATTAATCTTTCAATTGCTACTAATTGAAATAGGGATTGATATGCTAAGGATGGCTTCGATACACACACCCTCTTCGTTGGCAACGGCTCTTGGACTAGTAGCCGCCTTAATGATTGGACAAGTTGCTGTTGAAGTAGGGTTGTTTATTAATGAAGTAATTTTATATTTTTCAATTGTGGCAATTGGTACATTTGCCACACCAAGTTATGAGATGAGCTTAGCCAATCGTCTAGTTAGAATAGCCCTTTTAATTGGAACGGCATTGTTCGGGTTGTATGGCTTTATCATTGGAGTAGCGATATGGATTATCGGCTTGGCGAGGATGAAGTCATTTGGTGTTCCTTATTTATGGCCGTTTATTCCCTTTAACTATCGTGCCTTTCGAGATGTGTTTTTGCGATCCCCCATGCCACTGAAAAATCGACGTCCACGTTTTTTACATCCACAGGATCCAGACAGGTAA
- a CDS encoding YqgQ family protein, with protein sequence MKTIYEIQQLLKNYGTIIYVGERIADLELMEAELNELWRSQLIEPKDYQMGLLLLRTEMQKLKDKKK encoded by the coding sequence ATGAAAACGATTTATGAAATTCAACAGCTGTTGAAAAATTATGGAACGATTATTTATGTTGGTGAACGTATAGCTGATCTCGAACTAATGGAAGCAGAGTTAAATGAACTTTGGCGTTCTCAGCTCATTGAACCGAAGGACTATCAAATGGGACTATTATTATTACGGACAGAAATGCAAAAATTAAAGGATAAAAAGAAGTAA
- a CDS encoding ROK family glucokinase translates to MSEKWIAAVDLGGTTTKLAFLNLYGEFIKKWEIPTDTSNNGKNIIINIAKSIDDKIEELGQSKSKLMGVGMGAPGPVDMSKGIIYEAVNLGWEKNTPLRDMLEVETGLPAVIDNDANCAALGEMWKGAGNGAKDLVCVTLGTGVGGGVIANGEIVHGTKGAGGEIGHITVMPTNGFQCNCGKKGCLETVASATGVVRLAKEVLQKTKEETVLATIMSRKGTVSAKDVFDAARAEDEVAKQIVDQVAFYLGLALANLGNALNPEKIVLGGGVSKAGKILLDPVVMYFKKFAFPTVANSTALAIATLENDAGVIGAGWLVKNQK, encoded by the coding sequence ATGAGTGAAAAATGGATTGCTGCTGTTGATTTAGGTGGTACTACGACAAAACTAGCCTTTTTAAACTTATATGGAGAATTTATAAAGAAGTGGGAAATACCAACAGATACATCGAATAACGGAAAGAATATTATTATAAATATAGCCAAATCGATAGACGATAAGATTGAGGAGTTAGGACAATCGAAATCAAAGCTGATGGGTGTTGGCATGGGAGCACCGGGCCCTGTCGACATGAGCAAAGGAATCATTTATGAGGCTGTCAATTTAGGTTGGGAGAAAAACACTCCATTGCGAGATATGTTGGAAGTTGAGACTGGTTTGCCTGCTGTCATCGATAACGATGCAAACTGTGCTGCGCTTGGGGAAATGTGGAAAGGTGCAGGGAACGGCGCGAAAGACCTCGTATGTGTAACACTTGGAACGGGTGTCGGTGGCGGAGTAATTGCCAATGGAGAAATTGTTCATGGTACGAAAGGCGCAGGTGGGGAGATAGGTCACATTACGGTGATGCCAACAAATGGTTTTCAGTGCAATTGTGGTAAGAAAGGTTGCTTGGAAACGGTTGCATCAGCGACAGGAGTGGTTCGCTTGGCCAAAGAAGTGCTTCAGAAGACAAAAGAAGAAACAGTATTAGCGACAATAATGTCTAGAAAAGGAACCGTTTCGGCAAAAGATGTCTTTGATGCAGCGAGAGCAGAAGATGAGGTAGCTAAGCAGATTGTCGATCAGGTAGCTTTCTATTTAGGTCTGGCATTAGCTAATTTAGGAAATGCTTTAAACCCAGAAAAAATCGTACTTGGCGGAGGCGTATCAAAAGCAGGCAAAATTTTATTAGACCCTGTTGTCATGTATTTTAAGAAGTTTGCTTTTCCAACTGTAGCGAATTCTACAGCTCTGGCCATTGCTACGCTAGAAAACGATGCTGGCGTGATTGGAGCAGGCTGGTTAGTAAAAAATCAAAAGTAA
- a CDS encoding LTA synthase family protein, which yields MRKWKWPTVSLVLLATVLVWLKTYLVYKTSFDINIENSMQEFILFINPISFLLFMFGIGLFMKSDKKRNRFIFIVTTILAIILYGNVAFYRFFTDFLTLPVLFQTSNFGDLGNSAGELVQWTDIFFFTDVIILAVIMKIRPKMIKFDSFTSPQRRAYFLVALAMMFFNLGLAETERPQLLTRTFDREMLVKNIGTYNYHLYDMFLQSKSSAQRALADGSELTEIENYVKANYVEPDDEMFGIAKDKNLIVISLESLQSFVINNEMNGEVVTPFLNEFIGESIYFDNFYHQTQQGKTSDSEFLLDNSMYPSNRGAVFFTGAVNEYNSLTERLNENDYFTSVMHANRKSFWNRDIMYDSLGYDRFYSVTDYEVTEENKVGWGLKDKPFFDQSIEHIQEMPQPFFTKMITLTNHHPFDLEDEEDILIEQYDSNSNTLNKYFQTVRYMDEAVEEFVNDLKESGIYDDSIIVMYGDHYGISELHNPSMAQYLGKEVTPLVSTQLQRVPLIIHIPGMEGKVMSEVSGQLDLRPTLLHLLGMDTSDDIQFGSDLFSEDFEEFTILRDGRFITEDIVYAGEKCWDKNTEQELDMSVCEPYLDRVEEELSFSERIITGDLLRFYGKEDELETP from the coding sequence ATGAGGAAGTGGAAATGGCCTACTGTGTCACTTGTGCTTCTAGCAACAGTGTTAGTATGGTTAAAAACGTATTTAGTCTATAAAACTAGCTTTGATATTAATATTGAAAATTCTATGCAAGAATTTATTTTGTTTATCAATCCAATAAGCTTCTTGTTATTTATGTTTGGTATAGGGTTATTTATGAAAAGCGATAAAAAGCGAAATCGATTTATTTTCATTGTAACCACTATTCTTGCCATTATTCTTTATGGAAACGTCGCATTTTATCGTTTCTTTACTGACTTCTTAACGTTACCTGTGTTATTCCAAACGAGTAACTTCGGTGATCTAGGAAACAGTGCTGGTGAATTAGTGCAATGGACAGATATATTTTTCTTTACAGATGTAATTATTCTTGCGGTCATTATGAAAATTAGACCGAAAATGATTAAATTTGATTCATTCACATCGCCGCAACGAAGAGCCTATTTTTTAGTCGCTTTAGCGATGATGTTCTTTAATTTAGGTTTAGCTGAAACGGAAAGACCACAATTATTAACACGTACATTTGACCGTGAGATGCTTGTGAAAAATATCGGCACATATAACTATCATTTATATGATATGTTCTTACAATCGAAATCGTCTGCACAGCGTGCACTTGCAGATGGTAGTGAATTAACAGAAATTGAAAACTACGTGAAGGCAAATTATGTTGAACCAGATGATGAAATGTTTGGAATTGCGAAAGATAAAAACTTAATTGTTATTTCATTAGAATCGCTGCAAAGCTTTGTAATTAACAATGAGATGAATGGAGAGGTTGTTACTCCATTTTTGAACGAGTTTATCGGTGAAAGTATTTATTTTGACAATTTTTATCACCAAACCCAACAAGGGAAAACGTCTGATTCAGAATTTCTTCTAGATAACTCAATGTATCCTTCAAATCGAGGGGCCGTATTTTTTACGGGTGCAGTTAATGAATATAATTCCTTAACGGAACGATTAAACGAGAATGATTATTTTACGTCTGTCATGCATGCTAATAGAAAAAGCTTCTGGAATCGAGATATCATGTATGATTCTTTAGGATACGACCGATTTTATTCTGTGACAGATTATGAAGTGACAGAAGAAAATAAGGTAGGTTGGGGATTAAAGGATAAACCATTTTTTGATCAATCGATTGAGCACATACAAGAAATGCCACAACCTTTCTTTACGAAGATGATTACGTTAACGAATCACCATCCATTTGATTTAGAAGACGAAGAGGATATTCTAATTGAGCAATATGACTCAAACTCAAATACGTTAAATAAATATTTCCAAACGGTTCGTTATATGGATGAAGCTGTGGAAGAATTTGTTAATGATTTGAAAGAGTCGGGTATTTACGATGATTCTATTATTGTCATGTATGGGGATCACTACGGTATTTCAGAACTCCATAACCCATCTATGGCGCAATATCTTGGAAAAGAAGTCACACCTTTAGTTTCGACACAATTGCAAAGAGTACCTTTAATTATTCATATTCCTGGTATGGAAGGAAAAGTAATGTCTGAAGTAAGTGGCCAACTTGACCTTCGTCCGACTTTATTGCACTTATTAGGAATGGATACGTCGGATGATATTCAATTTGGATCAGATTTATTCTCCGAGGATTTTGAAGAATTTACTATCTTACGTGATGGACGATTCATAACGGAGGATATAGTGTACGCTGGTGAAAAATGTTGGGATAAAAATACGGAACAGGAGCTGGATATGAGTGTTTGTGAACCGTATTTAGATCGTGTAGAAGAAGAACTTAGCTTCTCAGAAAGAATTATTACAGGAGACCTCCTTCGTTTTTACGGAAAAGAGGATGAACTTGAAACACCATAA
- a CDS encoding M14 family metallopeptidase — MKVSVRRGDSLWYYSQLFFIPLQLIIDSNPAIDPEDLQIGQTVEIPGFLLQEYKVKTGDTFWKLASTRNVNVDALLLINPDKQPNSLVVGEEILLPQRVVSPIVNGKMAYGFQVLKNDLENLQTIYPFVTFQEIGTSVQGLPLYELVIGRGNKKVNFNGSFHANEWITSPIIMTFINEYLLALTNGNNIRGISPQSLYFSVSFSIVPMVNPDGVNLVINGPSEENREELVKINKGSEDFSNWKANIRGVDLNNQYPAKWEVEKERKKEKAPAPRDFPGYKPLSEPEAIAMAELAREEEFDRMLAFHTQGREFYWGYEGLEPEESVELAADFERVSGYESIRYVDSYAGYKDWFIQEFRKAGFTLELGKGINPLPLSQFDEIYQDVLGIMLVALYK; from the coding sequence ATGAAGGTTTCAGTTCGACGCGGTGATTCCTTATGGTATTATAGTCAGCTTTTTTTCATTCCGTTACAGCTCATTATCGATTCCAACCCAGCGATTGATCCAGAAGATTTACAAATTGGTCAAACGGTTGAAATTCCGGGCTTCTTACTTCAAGAGTACAAAGTAAAAACAGGAGACACATTTTGGAAATTGGCTTCTACACGAAACGTAAATGTGGACGCTCTTTTACTTATTAATCCTGATAAACAGCCAAACTCCTTGGTGGTAGGAGAGGAGATATTGCTTCCACAACGCGTAGTCTCCCCCATTGTGAATGGGAAGATGGCCTACGGTTTCCAAGTTCTCAAAAATGACCTTGAGAACCTCCAGACGATTTACCCTTTCGTTACATTTCAGGAAATTGGTACTAGTGTTCAAGGCTTACCATTATATGAATTAGTTATTGGAAGAGGGAATAAAAAAGTCAATTTTAATGGTTCATTTCATGCAAATGAGTGGATTACCTCTCCCATTATTATGACCTTTATAAATGAGTATTTATTGGCGTTAACAAATGGCAATAATATCCGTGGAATTTCACCACAATCACTTTATTTTTCTGTTTCCTTTTCGATAGTCCCAATGGTTAATCCTGATGGTGTTAACCTTGTGATTAATGGTCCGTCTGAAGAAAACCGAGAAGAATTAGTAAAAATAAATAAAGGAAGTGAGGATTTTTCGAACTGGAAGGCAAATATAAGGGGAGTTGATTTAAACAATCAGTATCCAGCTAAGTGGGAGGTTGAAAAAGAAAGAAAAAAAGAAAAAGCCCCAGCACCTAGAGATTTCCCGGGTTATAAACCTCTGTCTGAGCCAGAAGCAATTGCCATGGCGGAACTGGCGAGAGAAGAAGAATTCGATCGAATGTTGGCTTTTCATACTCAAGGGAGAGAATTTTATTGGGGATATGAAGGACTAGAGCCTGAGGAATCTGTTGAGCTTGCTGCTGACTTTGAACGTGTAAGTGGCTATGAGTCGATACGATATGTAGATAGCTACGCTGGCTATAAAGATTGGTTCATACAGGAATTTCGAAAAGCGGGCTTTACATTGGAATTAGGGAAGGGTATCAATCCATTGCCTCTCTCTCAATTTGATGAAATATATCAGGATGTTCTCGGTATCATGCTTGTTGCATTATACAAATAA
- a CDS encoding MTH1187 family thiamine-binding protein has product MAIVDITVIPIGTETPSVSNYVADIQKLLLKLEEEGQISFKLTPMSTLIEGDLPILLDVVQKIHEVPFEKGIQRVATNIRIDDRRDKKRKMEDKLASVKAKM; this is encoded by the coding sequence ATGGCAATTGTAGACATAACCGTAATTCCAATTGGTACAGAAACACCTAGTGTAAGCAATTATGTAGCCGATATTCAAAAGCTACTGCTGAAATTAGAAGAAGAAGGACAGATATCTTTCAAATTAACTCCTATGAGCACTCTTATAGAAGGTGACTTACCAATATTATTAGACGTAGTTCAAAAGATTCACGAAGTTCCATTTGAAAAGGGTATTCAGCGAGTGGCAACAAATATTCGAATTGATGATCGAAGAGATAAAAAACGAAAAATGGAAGATAAGCTAGCTTCTGTAAAAGCCAAAATGTAG
- a CDS encoding DUF2759 domain-containing protein: protein MGLAIITALVTILALFASISAIKNKNLLGIVFGLGTLGVFGWFTIATVINSAYPAVAH from the coding sequence ATGGGATTAGCAATTATTACTGCTTTAGTGACAATATTAGCCCTATTCGCTAGTATTTCTGCAATTAAAAACAAAAATTTATTAGGGATCGTTTTCGGTTTAGGAACTCTTGGAGTTTTTGGTTGGTTTACGATTGCAACAGTCATCAATTCTGCTTATCCAGCTGTTGCCCATTAA
- a CDS encoding MBL fold metallo-hydrolase, translated as MIWERLPLGPLQTNCYIIKNERKECLIFDPGGDGDRLLKLLRSRQYTPLAILLTHAHFDHIGAVDVIREAYKIPLYIHKNEEKWLEDPSLNGSQFFMMGSLTKVKSADRILTDESSLTIGSFNLEVMRTPGHSPGSLSFYIKDNDIVIAGDTLFQGSIGRTDLPGGNHEELLNSIHTHLLSLPENTLVLPGHGHETSVEEEMDQNPFLNGF; from the coding sequence ATGATTTGGGAAAGGTTACCATTAGGTCCACTTCAAACGAACTGCTATATTATAAAGAATGAAAGAAAAGAATGTTTAATTTTTGATCCAGGTGGTGATGGTGATAGGTTGCTGAAGCTATTACGTTCAAGGCAATATACACCATTAGCAATACTATTAACTCATGCTCACTTTGATCATATTGGAGCTGTTGACGTTATTCGGGAGGCATACAAGATACCGTTATATATTCACAAAAATGAAGAAAAATGGTTAGAAGATCCTTCTTTAAATGGATCACAGTTTTTTATGATGGGAAGCTTAACAAAGGTAAAATCAGCTGATAGGATTCTAACCGATGAATCCTCGTTAACAATTGGAAGTTTTAATCTGGAAGTAATGAGGACCCCAGGACATTCACCTGGAAGTCTTTCCTTTTACATAAAAGACAACGACATTGTTATTGCGGGCGATACTTTATTTCAAGGAAGTATTGGTAGAACAGATTTGCCTGGTGGAAATCATGAAGAGTTACTTAATAGTATTCACACTCATCTATTAAGTCTACCGGAGAATACTCTTGTGTTGCCTGGACACGGCCATGAAACATCTGTAGAGGAAGAGATGGATCAGAACCCCTTTTTAAATGGATTTTAG
- a CDS encoding DUF2626 domain-containing protein, with protein sequence MERMYRVLGFWTGIFAVMFYLGDMNTTSLIFLGQTGFFILLSYLKLSERMYIYIFGAYLTVFFAGFTYWTTFMMTPGGGH encoded by the coding sequence ATGGAACGTATGTACAGAGTTCTTGGATTCTGGACAGGAATTTTCGCTGTGATGTTCTATTTAGGCGATATGAATACGACTTCACTCATTTTCCTAGGACAAACTGGATTTTTTATCCTATTAAGTTATTTGAAATTATCTGAACGTATGTATATTTATATTTTTGGCGCTTACTTAACAGTGTTCTTTGCAGGATTCACTTATTGGACGACCTTTATGATGACTCCTGGAGGCGGGCATTAA